A genomic segment from Deinococcus sp. YIM 77859 encodes:
- the cas7c gene encoding type I-C CRISPR-associated protein Cas7/Csd2: MTQTATPIRNRYEFLLLLDVENGNPNGDPDSGNAPRVDPEDGHGLISDVALKRRVRNYVQAAGEQIFIEHGTNLNRRIFEAKQASGGGGKGKQDVDAARRWMCAHFYDVRTFGAVMSTGANAGQVRGPVQITFARSLDPVFALEASITRGAVAEDVKTARTLDDFLQWEAQQDEDKLRTMGRKSLIPYGLFAAKGFVSAHLAEGTGFSEADLKLLFQALLNMYEHDRSASKGLMSSRRLFVFRHVGTDSDPERRARQAVLGCAPAHRLLDLGQIIEVRRKDEHKPARALSDYEVTVHLDRLPAGVELLDLDSWDEARYRGGWQAR; this comes from the coding sequence ATGACCCAAACCGCTACGCCCATCCGCAACCGCTACGAGTTTCTGCTGCTGCTTGACGTAGAAAACGGCAATCCCAACGGTGACCCCGACAGCGGCAATGCCCCCCGCGTCGACCCCGAAGACGGCCACGGGCTCATTTCGGATGTGGCCCTCAAACGCCGCGTGCGCAACTACGTTCAGGCGGCGGGCGAGCAAATTTTCATTGAGCACGGCACCAACCTCAACCGCCGGATTTTTGAGGCCAAACAGGCCAGCGGCGGCGGCGGCAAAGGCAAACAGGATGTAGACGCCGCTCGCCGCTGGATGTGTGCCCACTTCTACGACGTGCGGACCTTTGGCGCGGTCATGAGCACGGGGGCCAATGCCGGGCAGGTGCGCGGCCCAGTTCAAATCACCTTCGCTCGCAGCCTCGATCCCGTCTTTGCCCTCGAGGCGAGCATCACCCGCGGCGCGGTGGCCGAAGACGTCAAAACCGCTCGGACGCTGGACGATTTCCTGCAGTGGGAAGCCCAGCAGGACGAGGACAAGCTACGCACCATGGGCCGCAAGAGCCTGATCCCCTACGGTCTTTTTGCGGCCAAAGGCTTTGTGAGTGCCCATCTGGCCGAGGGCACAGGCTTCAGCGAGGCCGACCTTAAGCTGCTCTTTCAAGCCCTGCTGAACATGTACGAGCACGACCGCAGCGCGAGCAAGGGGCTGATGAGCAGTCGCCGCCTCTTTGTGTTTCGGCATGTGGGCACCGACAGCGATCCGGAGCGGCGGGCTCGCCAGGCCGTGTTGGGCTGCGCTCCGGCCCATAGGCTGCTGGACCTGGGACAGATCATCGAGGTCCGGCGCAAGGACGAGCACAAGCCCGCCCGCGCCCTGAGTGACTACGAGGTGACCGTGCATCTGGACCGCCTCCCCGCCGGAGTCGAGCTGCTGGACTTGGACAGTTGGGACGAGGCCCGGTACCGCGGCGGCTGGCAGGCGCGCTAG
- a CDS encoding type I-C CRISPR-associated protein Cas8c/Csd1 — protein sequence MLEALIRQAEQAGLSPEPGFARKELHWLAQLHGSRLTGVLPLREGKQGRSVARCPELSQPEMMALPKALGQTQAAHFLADSCGVIALLPERAGQEVDPKTAAKHLAYLALLERAARAVPELQPVLEVLRTPDQLNELRAELARQGAKATDRLSFAVDGLDLLESELWHPWWRGFRREVFGRAAPKGTMLDLSSGEAVTPAQTHLKLTRLGVGAMPTGASLVGYDKEAFGSYGLQAGENGAVSEENVAAYRAALDQLLDRAPVLGQMKVAVWFDHRQDEGEALIQALTNPTTLEQAANWSWDDWDDSAPTEVLDTPEQQEAVAKARAQQLLTALRRGEAPPALTARYFALAISGASGRAMVRDWHTGSLEHLAQAVTTWFEDLAIVNLSGQRAKRPGFSQVLLSIQRPKAASTSLDDYLKPIRNLQLPLWRAALDPQAPLPLAAVTKVMEAHRAQVMSGAFSEALSREGDSTEKARIYTRMALLRAYHCRKARRQLAREQGGFLMSSSVDPRHPSPAYHCGRLMYLLAQVQEAQGGDINAGVVQRYYGAASSTPGLVLGRLTRLSQHHLAKIARDKPGLAYTLEQDIAAVWAVLGHTLPRTLSLEEQSLFALGYYQQLADSVARRKELAAQRRAAQAN from the coding sequence ATGCTCGAAGCCCTGATTCGCCAGGCTGAGCAGGCGGGCCTTAGCCCCGAACCCGGCTTCGCCCGCAAGGAGCTGCACTGGCTCGCACAGCTGCACGGCAGTCGGCTCACCGGCGTCCTGCCGCTGCGCGAGGGCAAACAGGGCCGCAGCGTCGCACGCTGCCCCGAGCTCAGCCAACCGGAAATGATGGCCCTGCCCAAGGCCCTGGGGCAAACCCAGGCCGCCCACTTTCTGGCCGACTCCTGCGGCGTCATCGCCCTGCTGCCCGAACGTGCGGGGCAGGAGGTCGACCCCAAAACTGCGGCCAAACATCTGGCCTATCTCGCCCTGCTGGAACGCGCGGCCCGGGCTGTGCCAGAGCTTCAGCCCGTGCTGGAGGTTCTGCGGACTCCCGACCAGCTGAACGAGCTGCGCGCTGAGCTCGCGCGGCAGGGCGCCAAGGCCACCGATCGTCTGAGCTTTGCCGTCGACGGCCTGGACCTGCTGGAAAGCGAGCTGTGGCACCCCTGGTGGCGCGGCTTTCGGCGTGAGGTCTTTGGGCGAGCAGCCCCCAAGGGCACCATGCTTGACCTCAGCAGCGGCGAGGCGGTCACCCCGGCTCAGACCCATCTCAAGCTCACCCGGCTGGGTGTGGGCGCGATGCCTACGGGTGCCTCTCTGGTCGGCTACGACAAGGAAGCTTTCGGTTCCTACGGCCTCCAAGCGGGTGAAAACGGCGCCGTTTCGGAAGAAAATGTGGCCGCCTACCGCGCGGCGCTCGACCAGCTGCTCGACAGGGCACCGGTGCTTGGTCAGATGAAGGTGGCGGTGTGGTTTGATCACCGCCAGGACGAGGGCGAGGCCCTGATCCAGGCCCTGACCAACCCCACCACCCTCGAGCAGGCCGCAAACTGGAGCTGGGACGACTGGGACGACAGCGCGCCCACCGAGGTGCTCGACACGCCCGAGCAGCAGGAGGCGGTGGCCAAAGCGCGCGCTCAGCAGCTGCTCACCGCCCTGCGCCGGGGCGAGGCGCCGCCAGCCCTCACCGCCCGCTACTTTGCCCTGGCGATCAGCGGCGCGAGTGGCCGGGCGATGGTCCGCGACTGGCACACCGGCAGCCTGGAACACCTCGCCCAGGCGGTCACAACCTGGTTTGAGGATCTCGCCATCGTCAACCTCAGTGGCCAGCGGGCCAAGCGTCCCGGCTTTTCCCAGGTGCTCCTCAGCATCCAGCGCCCCAAAGCTGCCTCGACCTCGCTGGACGACTACCTCAAACCCATTCGTAACCTTCAGCTCCCCCTGTGGCGGGCGGCCCTTGACCCTCAGGCCCCCCTTCCATTGGCTGCTGTTACCAAGGTGATGGAGGCCCACCGAGCGCAGGTGATGAGTGGCGCGTTCAGCGAGGCCTTAAGCCGCGAGGGTGACAGCACAGAAAAGGCCCGCATCTACACGCGCATGGCCCTCTTGCGGGCCTATCACTGCCGCAAGGCCCGCCGCCAGCTCGCTCGCGAACAAGGAGGTTTTTTGATGTCCAGTTCGGTTGATCCCCGGCACCCCAGCCCCGCCTACCACTGCGGACGCCTGATGTACCTGCTCGCCCAGGTGCAAGAAGCCCAGGGCGGCGATATCAACGCCGGTGTTGTGCAGCGCTACTACGGCGCTGCCAGCAGCACGCCCGGCCTGGTCCTGGGCCGCCTGACCCGCCTTAGCCAGCACCACCTGGCCAAAATCGCACGCGACAAGCCTGGCCTGGCCTATACGCTCGAACAGGACATCGCCGCCGTATGGGCTGTGCTGGGCCATACCCTCCCCAGAACACTCTCCCTCGAAGAGCAGAGCCTCTTTGCCCTGGGCTACTACCAGCAGCTTGCCGACAGCGTGGCCCGGCGCAAGGAGCTGGCCGCCCAGCGCCGAGCCGCCCAAGCAAACTGA
- the cas5c gene encoding type I-C CRISPR-associated protein Cas5c: MTEQTQRGSSFVLEVWGEYGCFTRPELKVERMSYPVITPSAARNIFDAIYLEFDPRTRRPAHRWEISRIEILEPVRYVALMRNEVKEKISVPSVRRWMKDPAQLVPILADATKDEVGTDTKGRTQRQTMALKSPRYRIFGHAVLFEEDGALRQKIERSFERRARRGQCIFQPYLGCREFAAAFELVTGTPAVPVPHDEEVGWMLYDVFDLSRPGANTDAPHISLFRASIRGGVLEVPPYHSAAVRKPGGT; the protein is encoded by the coding sequence ATGACCGAGCAAACGCAGCGGGGCAGCTCCTTTGTCCTGGAAGTCTGGGGAGAGTACGGCTGTTTTACCCGTCCCGAGCTCAAGGTGGAGCGGATGAGCTATCCGGTGATCACGCCCAGCGCCGCCCGCAACATCTTTGACGCCATCTATCTGGAGTTTGATCCCCGCACCCGCAGACCCGCCCACCGCTGGGAGATCAGCCGCATCGAGATTCTGGAACCGGTGCGGTACGTCGCGCTCATGCGCAACGAGGTCAAGGAAAAAATCAGCGTGCCCAGCGTCAGGCGGTGGATGAAAGATCCCGCGCAGCTCGTGCCCATCCTGGCCGACGCCACCAAGGACGAGGTGGGCACCGACACCAAGGGCCGCACCCAGCGCCAGACCATGGCCCTGAAATCGCCCCGCTACCGGATCTTTGGCCACGCCGTGCTGTTTGAGGAGGACGGGGCGCTGCGGCAAAAAATCGAGCGCAGCTTCGAGCGCCGAGCCCGGCGCGGCCAGTGCATCTTTCAGCCCTACCTGGGCTGCCGGGAGTTTGCGGCGGCCTTTGAGCTGGTCACCGGAACGCCTGCGGTGCCTGTTCCCCACGATGAGGAGGTGGGCTGGATGCTCTACGACGTCTTTGACCTCTCACGCCCTGGCGCAAACACGGACGCTCCTCACATCAGCCTGTTTCGGGCGAGCATTCGTGGCGGTGTGCTGGAGGTGCCCCCCTACCACAGCGCGGCTGTGCGCAAACCCGGAGGAACCTGA
- a CDS encoding CRISPR-associated endonuclease Cas3'', producing MREAVFYAHTFPGDSTGARWQPLKDHAAQVAQRARQHAEPFGEGDRAALAGLLHDLGKYGTLFQRRLWGEGRGLDHWSAGACLAKQAYHDAGLALAIAGHHTGLPSGDGDSLRALSLDHLRAQHPLGLRLTEPEPDQTNLKTLVQRLRADGLTLPPPLPRPLTPGTTAAQMLDTRMLFSALVDADHLDTEAAMRPDDEPPRPTGLPLDAARLLAALERRLAELAHEEGLPPATRALRADLMEACRAAGESADRLWTLTAPTGSGKTLAMLLFALTRAVRQPLARPIRRIVVVLPFLSILDQTADEYRRLVAAAGLSPQCLLEHHSLAGTQGAEDAAGCAARQLVENWDAPIILTTSVQLLESLHAHTPGACRKLHRLAQSVILLDEVQTLPAPLVTLTLKTLARLTHEKYGTTVVMATATQPAFDRLSEQVREPGNGGWQPREMAPPTLQLFERARRVTPRWHLETSTPWREVQDWLRREPQSLCIVNLRQDALELAQALSDVPGLRHLSTFLCPAHRRAVLEEVRADLQAGRPVRLVSTQCVEAGVDLDVPVVFRALAPLDALAQAAGRCNRHGRRPHGTLHVFLPQDARYPTPAYQRAALLTLSLVREAGGELDLDDPATFRRFYERLWPYTSPDREELRAAVLRQDYPAVAQLYRLIPPSSVNVVVPYGEGAALIEEARQQGITRTWMRRAQPYTVTVFRRADGTLPPHCEPVHLRGRRGAPPEPAATWFVCPYPAAYDPQLLGWQPDGGGAEPFVQ from the coding sequence ATGAGGGAAGCGGTCTTCTATGCTCATACCTTTCCCGGCGATTCCACCGGGGCGCGCTGGCAACCGCTCAAGGACCACGCGGCCCAGGTGGCGCAACGTGCCCGGCAACACGCCGAGCCTTTTGGGGAGGGAGACCGGGCCGCGCTGGCTGGCCTGCTGCATGACCTGGGCAAATACGGCACGCTGTTTCAACGCCGCTTGTGGGGGGAAGGCCGCGGCCTCGACCACTGGTCGGCGGGTGCCTGCCTGGCCAAACAGGCCTACCACGATGCAGGGCTGGCGCTGGCCATTGCCGGGCACCACACCGGTTTGCCCAGCGGGGACGGAGACAGCCTGCGGGCCTTGAGCCTCGATCACCTGCGGGCGCAGCATCCCCTAGGCCTGCGCCTCACCGAACCCGAACCCGACCAGACCAACCTCAAAACGCTGGTGCAGCGCCTGCGAGCTGACGGCCTGACCCTGCCACCACCGCTGCCGCGTCCCCTGACACCCGGCACGACGGCTGCCCAGATGCTCGATACCCGCATGCTCTTTTCGGCACTGGTGGACGCCGACCACCTGGACACCGAGGCGGCGATGCGCCCCGACGACGAACCCCCACGGCCCACCGGTCTGCCGCTGGACGCCGCACGTCTGCTTGCCGCCCTGGAAAGGCGGCTGGCGGAACTGGCCCACGAGGAGGGCCTGCCGCCCGCTACCCGTGCCCTGCGCGCGGACCTGATGGAGGCCTGCCGCGCTGCGGGCGAGTCCGCAGACCGGCTGTGGACCCTAACCGCCCCGACGGGCAGCGGCAAGACGCTCGCCATGCTGCTGTTTGCCCTGACGCGTGCGGTGAGGCAACCCTTGGCGCGGCCCATTCGCCGCATCGTGGTCGTGCTCCCCTTTCTCAGCATTCTGGACCAAACGGCGGACGAGTACCGCCGGCTTGTGGCCGCCGCCGGCCTCAGCCCGCAGTGCCTCCTCGAGCACCATAGCCTGGCCGGAACCCAGGGCGCGGAGGACGCAGCGGGGTGCGCCGCGCGGCAGCTTGTCGAGAATTGGGACGCGCCCATCATCCTGACCACCAGCGTGCAGCTGCTGGAGAGCCTGCACGCCCACACGCCCGGCGCCTGCCGCAAACTGCACCGCCTCGCCCAAAGCGTCATTCTGCTCGATGAGGTGCAGACACTCCCGGCCCCGCTGGTGACCCTCACCCTCAAAACCCTCGCCCGGCTCACCCATGAGAAGTACGGGACGACGGTGGTGATGGCCACCGCCACCCAACCCGCCTTTGACCGGCTGAGCGAGCAGGTGCGCGAGCCTGGAAACGGCGGCTGGCAGCCCCGAGAAATGGCGCCCCCTACGCTCCAGCTGTTTGAGCGCGCGCGGCGGGTCACCCCCCGCTGGCACCTGGAAACGTCCACTCCCTGGAGGGAAGTGCAGGACTGGCTGCGCCGGGAGCCGCAGAGCCTGTGTATCGTCAACCTGCGCCAGGACGCGCTTGAGCTCGCGCAGGCGCTGTCTGATGTCCCTGGCCTACGCCACCTCTCTACCTTTTTGTGCCCGGCCCACCGCCGCGCCGTGCTGGAGGAGGTTCGCGCCGACCTCCAGGCGGGACGTCCAGTTCGGCTGGTGTCCACCCAGTGCGTCGAGGCGGGGGTGGATCTCGATGTTCCGGTGGTGTTTCGGGCCCTGGCTCCCCTGGACGCTCTCGCCCAGGCGGCGGGGCGCTGCAACCGGCATGGACGGCGGCCACACGGCACCCTGCACGTCTTTTTGCCGCAAGACGCCCGTTACCCCACTCCCGCCTACCAGCGGGCCGCTCTACTCACCCTCAGCCTGGTGCGCGAGGCCGGGGGTGAGCTGGACCTCGATGATCCCGCCACTTTTCGCCGCTTCTACGAGCGGCTGTGGCCCTATACCTCACCCGACCGGGAGGAGCTGCGGGCCGCCGTCCTGCGGCAGGATTACCCCGCGGTCGCCCAACTCTACCGCCTGATTCCCCCAAGCAGCGTGAATGTGGTGGTGCCCTACGGTGAGGGAGCCGCCCTCATCGAGGAAGCCCGGCAACAGGGCATCACCCGCACGTGGATGCGCCGGGCACAGCCCTACACCGTGACGGTGTTTCGCCGCGCCGACGGCACCCTGCCCCCCCACTGCGAGCCCGTTCACCTGCGCGGCAGGCGCGGCGCGCCCCCCGAGCCCGCCGCCACCTGGTTTGTCTGTCCCTATCCCGCAGCCTATGACCCGCAGCTTCTGGGCTGGCAACCGGACGGCGGCGGGGCCGAGCCCTTTGTGCAGTAG
- a CDS encoding aminopeptidase, with amino-acid sequence MTPLTFEEKLRNYARLAVRVGLGVRAGQRVLVQAPVETAPLARLLVREAYDAGASFVDVRWDDDDVQLARFTRAPEGSFEQISRWRVDAEMETAEAGGAVIAIRATNPNLLANVDPARVTAHQRALAAYRKPYALQVMTNRLNWNLISAPVPEWAELMFPGLPRDEAIRRQWDAIFAATRADQLDPVAAWQGHLADLKRRRELLTEKQYAALHFRGGETDLTVGLAEDHVWGGGAAQTPSGITFTANIPTEEVWTAPHRERVDGVVVSTKPLSYNGVLIEGIRIRFAGGRVVEATAKQGQDTLRQLIDTDEGSHRLGEVALVPHSSPISRSGLFFFNTLYDENAASHIAIGSAYRFNVRGGVDMTLEEFQAKGGNDSLTHVDWMIGSGEMDVDGITREGEREPVMRAGEFVI; translated from the coding sequence ATGACTCCACTCACCTTTGAGGAGAAGCTGCGGAACTATGCCCGTCTGGCCGTTCGCGTGGGCCTGGGTGTGCGGGCGGGCCAACGTGTGCTGGTACAGGCGCCGGTGGAGACCGCGCCGCTGGCCCGCCTGCTGGTGCGGGAGGCCTACGACGCGGGGGCCAGCTTTGTGGACGTGCGCTGGGATGACGACGACGTGCAGCTTGCCCGCTTTACGCGGGCGCCCGAGGGGTCGTTTGAGCAGATCAGCCGCTGGCGGGTGGACGCGGAGATGGAAACCGCCGAGGCGGGCGGCGCTGTGATCGCCATCCGCGCGACGAACCCCAACCTGCTCGCCAACGTGGACCCCGCCCGTGTGACGGCCCATCAGCGGGCGCTCGCGGCCTACCGCAAGCCCTATGCCCTGCAGGTGATGACCAACCGCCTGAACTGGAACCTGATTTCGGCGCCCGTTCCCGAGTGGGCCGAGCTGATGTTTCCCGGCCTGCCCCGCGACGAGGCCATTCGGCGGCAGTGGGACGCCATTTTTGCTGCCACCCGGGCCGATCAGCTCGATCCGGTCGCGGCCTGGCAGGGGCACCTGGCGGACCTGAAGCGGCGCCGCGAACTCCTGACCGAAAAGCAGTACGCGGCCCTGCACTTCCGCGGCGGCGAGACGGATCTCACGGTGGGCCTGGCCGAGGATCACGTGTGGGGCGGGGGCGCGGCGCAGACGCCTTCCGGCATCACCTTTACCGCCAATATCCCCACCGAGGAGGTCTGGACCGCCCCGCACCGCGAGCGGGTGGACGGCGTGGTGGTGAGCACCAAGCCCCTTTCCTACAACGGCGTGCTCATCGAGGGGATTCGCATCCGCTTCGCAGGGGGGCGGGTGGTGGAGGCGACCGCCAAGCAGGGCCAGGACACCCTGCGGCAACTGATCGACACGGATGAGGGCAGCCACCGCCTCGGTGAAGTCGCGCTTGTGCCCCACTCCAGCCCGATCAGCCGCTCGGGCCTGTTCTTCTTCAATACCCTCTACGACGAGAATGCCGCCTCTCATATCGCCATCGGCAGCGCCTACCGCTTCAACGTCCGGGGTGGCGTGGATATGACGCTGGAAGAATTTCAGGCCAAGGGGGGCAACGATAGCCTCACCCACGTGGACTGGATGATCGGCAGCGGTGAGATGGACGTGGACGGGATCACCCGGGAGGGTGAGCGCGAGCCGGTGATGCGGGCGGGTGAATTCGTGATCTAG
- the mgsA gene encoding methylglyoxal synthase, with amino-acid sequence MTLPPAERRQVALIAHDRKKLELALFALGHREVLSRFHLIATGTTGGILEQKTGLQVERMLSGPLGGDQQIGARIAEERVLAVFFFRDPLTAQPHEPDVSALVRLCDVHDIPLATNPASAEALVLWLAGRP; translated from the coding sequence GTGACCCTTCCCCCTGCGGAGCGCCGTCAGGTCGCGCTGATCGCGCATGACCGCAAGAAGCTCGAACTCGCCCTCTTCGCCCTGGGTCACCGCGAGGTGCTGAGCCGCTTTCACCTCATTGCCACCGGCACGACGGGCGGCATTCTCGAACAGAAGACCGGCCTTCAGGTAGAGCGGATGCTGTCTGGCCCCCTTGGCGGTGACCAGCAGATCGGTGCCCGCATCGCCGAGGAACGGGTGTTGGCGGTCTTCTTCTTTCGCGACCCCCTCACCGCACAGCCGCACGAACCCGACGTCTCCGCCCTGGTGCGGCTGTGTGACGTCCACGACATCCCGCTTGCCACCAACCCCGCAAGCGCCGAGGCGCTGGTGCTGTGGTTGGCGGGGCGGCCGTAG
- a CDS encoding ROK family protein — MTQAAEQASIGVDVGGTKIATGVLRGGELHDRHVQPTPETGWEAVLDAIAAQVRTLQARHPDAARVGVGVPGPLNVERTRVKFAPNIYGFTDVPLVAGLQERLGQRVVLENDAKAAALAEAHLGAARGTGSSVYVTVSTGIGAGIVLNGRLWRGRHGIAGELGHVTVMPGGPVSGAGLDGALEAVASGTAIARDASYALNREVSTAEAFALAAQGEPAARRVVTQALKHIGVALADLQKLLDPEVFVIGGGVASVGELFFQGVRAAAEEYAGPFAPVTIRPAQLGTNAGVIGAALAAQQEEA; from the coding sequence GTGACGCAAGCAGCAGAGCAGGCGAGTATCGGGGTGGACGTCGGCGGGACCAAAATCGCCACCGGGGTCCTCAGGGGCGGTGAACTCCACGACCGGCACGTTCAGCCCACGCCGGAGACCGGCTGGGAGGCGGTGCTGGACGCTATTGCCGCGCAGGTCAGAACCCTTCAGGCACGGCACCCGGACGCGGCGCGGGTCGGCGTGGGTGTGCCGGGGCCCCTGAACGTGGAGCGCACCCGCGTGAAGTTTGCCCCCAACATCTACGGCTTCACGGACGTGCCGCTCGTCGCCGGCCTCCAAGAGCGCCTGGGGCAGCGGGTGGTGCTGGAAAATGACGCCAAGGCCGCCGCCCTCGCCGAAGCGCACCTGGGGGCGGCGCGCGGCACGGGAAGCAGCGTGTACGTGACCGTCAGCACCGGCATCGGCGCGGGCATCGTGCTGAACGGGCGACTGTGGCGCGGTCGACACGGAATCGCCGGAGAACTCGGCCACGTGACCGTGATGCCCGGCGGACCGGTGAGCGGGGCGGGGCTTGACGGGGCGCTGGAGGCCGTGGCCAGCGGCACCGCCATCGCCCGTGACGCGAGCTACGCCCTCAACCGCGAGGTGAGCACCGCCGAAGCCTTTGCTCTGGCCGCGCAGGGCGAACCCGCCGCCCGGCGCGTCGTGACGCAGGCCCTCAAACATATCGGTGTGGCCCTCGCCGACCTCCAGAAGCTCCTCGATCCCGAGGTGTTCGTGATCGGGGGCGGAGTTGCCAGCGTCGGGGAACTGTTTTTTCAGGGGGTCCGCGCCGCTGCCGAGGAGTACGCCGGTCCCTTTGCCCCCGTCACCATTCGCCCAGCCCAGCTCGGCACCAACGCCGGGGTGATCGGAGCGGCCCTCGCCGCACAGCAGGAGGAGGCGTGA
- a CDS encoding thioesterase family protein — MRAMSQTDTRAAAPLASLDWSRAHRAPIQMRYGDIDAMGHLNNAVYVQYLETSRIELMRDLGVRAEDDHSVIARLELDYRREVLWGQAVVVESLVERIGHTSWTVLSRLTADGVPCALARTVQVRVDAAHRPVPLPERMRAALATLLVNPTGRVSE; from the coding sequence ATGCGGGCCATGAGCCAGACCGACACGCGTGCCGCTGCCCCCCTCGCCAGCCTCGACTGGTCCCGCGCTCACCGTGCTCCCATTCAGATGCGTTACGGGGACATCGACGCGATGGGGCACCTCAACAACGCCGTGTACGTGCAGTACCTGGAAACGTCGCGCATCGAGCTAATGCGGGACCTGGGCGTGCGCGCGGAAGATGACCACTCGGTGATTGCCCGCCTAGAACTCGATTACCGCCGGGAGGTGCTGTGGGGGCAGGCCGTCGTTGTCGAGTCGCTCGTCGAGCGGATCGGCCACACGAGTTGGACGGTCCTGTCACGTCTCACCGCCGATGGGGTGCCCTGCGCCCTGGCGCGCACCGTGCAGGTGAGGGTGGACGCCGCGCACCGGCCTGTCCCGCTGCCGGAGCGCATGCGTGCCGCCCTAGCGACGCTGCTTGTGAACCCTACGGGGCGTGTGTCCGAGTGA
- the cutA gene encoding divalent-cation tolerance protein CutA encodes MSLVVLVTVPPERAHVLARTLVAERLAGCVNVLGGLHSVYRWEGDIVEDPETLLLIKTTGERYPELEARIREMHPYEVPEIVALPFDRALPEFQSWLREATAPGDTGSG; translated from the coding sequence ATGTCACTTGTCGTTCTGGTCACGGTGCCCCCCGAACGCGCCCATGTCCTGGCCCGGACTCTGGTGGCCGAGCGGCTGGCGGGCTGCGTGAACGTGCTTGGCGGTCTCCACAGCGTCTACCGCTGGGAAGGAGACATCGTCGAGGACCCCGAGACCCTGCTCCTGATCAAAACCACCGGGGAACGCTACCCCGAGCTCGAAGCCCGGATTCGGGAGATGCATCCGTACGAGGTTCCCGAAATTGTCGCGTTGCCCTTTGACCGTGCCCTTCCCGAGTTCCAGAGCTGGCTGCGAGAAGCCACGGCACCCGGCGATACGGGTTCTGGTTGA
- the nth gene encoding endonuclease III, whose translation MTRRPVPSSHLPNGARTRAPLVLSALETLYPDARTELVFRNPFELLVATVLSAQATDVSVNAVTPALFARYPDAWALSRATPEDIEPYIRTVGLYRAKARNLSLLARLLVERHGGEVPNDFGAVVALPGAGRKTANVVLSNAYGFPAIAVDTHVGRLARRLGLSTQTNPDRVERDLQRLFPRERWVFLHHALILHGRRVCQARRPQCAACLMRTFCPRVGVEP comes from the coding sequence GTGACCCGCCGCCCCGTTCCCTCCTCCCACCTGCCGAACGGTGCCAGAACCCGCGCGCCGCTGGTGCTCTCGGCGCTGGAAACGCTGTACCCGGATGCCCGCACGGAACTGGTGTTTCGTAATCCCTTTGAGCTGCTGGTGGCCACCGTGCTCAGCGCCCAGGCCACCGATGTCAGCGTGAATGCCGTCACGCCCGCCCTCTTTGCTCGGTACCCCGACGCCTGGGCGCTGAGCCGGGCGACGCCCGAGGACATCGAGCCGTACATCCGCACGGTCGGGCTGTACCGCGCCAAGGCCCGCAACCTCTCGCTTCTGGCCCGTCTGCTGGTCGAGCGGCACGGCGGAGAGGTGCCCAACGACTTTGGTGCGGTCGTCGCCCTACCCGGTGCGGGCCGCAAGACGGCAAACGTAGTCCTCAGCAATGCCTACGGCTTCCCGGCCATTGCGGTCGACACCCACGTGGGCCGCCTCGCCCGCCGCCTGGGCCTGAGCACGCAGACCAATCCCGACCGGGTGGAGCGCGACCTTCAGCGCCTCTTTCCGCGGGAACGCTGGGTCTTTTTGCACCACGCCCTGATTCTGCATGGCCGCCGCGTCTGCCAGGCGCGCAGGCCGCAGTGTGCCGCGTGCCTGATGCGAACATTCTGTCCGCGTGTTGGGGTGGAGCCTTGA